One region of Cyanobium sp. M30B3 genomic DNA includes:
- a CDS encoding YajQ family cyclic di-GMP-binding protein: protein MADTFSFDVVSDFDRQELVNTLDQVRREVSQRYDLKDSGTEIELEETSLTIITASDMTLQAVSDVLLQKATKRNLSLKIFDFQDPEAVGGNKVKQVVKLRKGLSQELAKKLSKAVRDSIKKVTVAIQGESLRITSKSKDDLQQVIALLREQEQDLEVPLQFENYR from the coding sequence ATGGCTGACACCTTTTCCTTCGACGTGGTCTCCGACTTCGACCGCCAGGAACTGGTGAACACGCTCGACCAGGTGCGCCGTGAGGTGAGCCAGCGCTACGACCTCAAGGACTCCGGTACCGAGATCGAGCTGGAGGAGACCAGCCTCACGATCATCACCGCCAGTGACATGACCCTGCAGGCGGTGAGCGATGTGCTCCTGCAGAAGGCCACCAAGCGCAACCTCTCGCTGAAGATCTTCGACTTCCAGGACCCGGAGGCCGTGGGCGGCAACAAGGTGAAGCAGGTGGTGAAGTTGCGCAAGGGCCTCAGCCAGGAGCTCGCCAAGAAGCTGAGCAAGGCCGTGCGCGACAGCATCAAGAAGGTCACGGTGGCGATCCAGGGCGAGAGCCTGCGGATCACCAGCAAGAGCAAAGATGATCTGCAGCAGGTGATCGCCCTGCTGCGCGAGCAGGAGCAGGATCTGGAGGTGCCGCTCCAGTTCGAGAACTACCGCTGA
- a CDS encoding DUF47 family protein: MHHPSGLFAKTRSLELRIDEFLDKVAEGGILFERGMVLLLERGLVPETEEKLQQLIQLKERCNQLRRRVVDTLYSEMLIPDFRGDVLRLLSHLYALLDSLKNAFQEFLIEYAGVLSRREAIADVKDLVAVVVQSVQAAVLGARAFFRNPEAVRDHINQIRVYEAEADAITLRLKSALFASDRALEQKLLGRDALAVIDGLADLAEEISDELSILAIKRAF; the protein is encoded by the coding sequence ATGCATCATCCCTCTGGACTGTTCGCCAAGACCCGCTCCCTGGAGCTGCGCATCGATGAGTTCCTCGACAAGGTGGCCGAGGGGGGGATCCTGTTTGAGCGGGGGATGGTGCTGCTGCTGGAGCGGGGGCTCGTGCCGGAGACCGAGGAGAAGCTGCAGCAGCTGATCCAGCTCAAGGAGCGCTGCAACCAGCTGCGCCGTCGGGTGGTGGACACCCTCTACAGCGAGATGCTGATTCCCGACTTCCGCGGCGATGTGCTGCGCCTGCTCAGCCATCTCTACGCCTTGCTGGATTCGCTCAAGAACGCCTTCCAGGAGTTCCTGATTGAGTACGCCGGCGTGCTCAGCCGGCGCGAGGCGATTGCCGATGTGAAAGACCTGGTGGCAGTGGTGGTGCAGAGCGTGCAGGCGGCGGTGCTGGGGGCGCGGGCCTTTTTCCGCAACCCGGAGGCCGTGCGCGACCACATCAACCAGATCCGGGTGTACGAGGCGGAGGCCGATGCCATCACCCTGCGCCTCAAGAGCGCCCTGTTCGCCTCCGACCGGGCCCTGGAGCAGAAGCTGCTGGGCCGGGATGCCCTGGCGGTGATCGATGGCCTGGCCGACCTGGCCGAGGAGATCAGCGACGAGCTCTCGATCCTGGCGATCAAGCGGGCTTTCTGA